TAAATTTAAATCCATATCCTGGATTGGCTTAGGCTTGATATGTGCTTTTGGCCTAAATGTGGCCATTGTTCTGGCCGCATTATTACTGGATTATCTCTGGCTGAATGTGCTGGCGATTCTGATAGCTGTATGCCAGTTATTTGTCCATCAAAAGATAAAACCTGCAAAGGGAAAACTCAAAATCCACAATAAAATACTCACGCGCTGAAAATCGCTCACTGCGATAAATAAATAATATATAAAAGGTTTAAAGAATAATCATATGAAAACGGAACAATTAATGATCGTTAAAAAAGAACTGGATCTGTTAAAAAAACATCTTAAAGATTCTAATCTTTCAGCATATAATAAAAATCAATTACTTGCAGAACTGGGCTCCGCAAAAGTTGTCAGTGAAGCGGAATTACCTGAGGATGCGGTATGTATAGGATCTGAAGTAGAAATTCAGGAAACAGTCAGTGAAAAGAAATATACTTTTCAGATCGTATTACCTGCACAGGCCAACATGAAAGAGCATAAAATGTCAGTTTTTGCACCTATAGGTACGGCGTTATTAGGATATCGTGTCGGTGCTCAGGTACAATGGGAAATGCCTGACGGCATGAAAACATTTAATATTTTAAGTGTAAGTCATAAAAGGATATAAATCTGTCTGAAAGAGCTGCTGCTCCGCATAAAGAATCTTCAAAAAAAAGCCCTGTTAATTTGATTAACAGGGCTTTTCAATTTCACCGTAACAAATCTTATTTAAAAGCCGGGATTATTTGGCAATAAACTTGAATTGACATCTGTTTCCTGCTTAGGTAATGGGAAAAGCAATTGTTTTTCAGAGAAAGTTGCTCCAAAAACTGTTTTATGACCTATAAAATTATCCCAGTTACCAGTCACATCATTATGAACTTTCTTAGTACGTATCATATCAAACCACATTTTATTCTCAAAACATAATTCATAATAACGTTGTGCCCATACTTCCTGTTCAAAATCAGCTGATGACATAGCTCCTATTGGGGCAAGCTTCGCTCTTCTTCTGATATCATTTACAAACTGTATAGCAGTACCATTAGGTACACCTTCTGCCTGATTTGAGGCTTCAGCATACATTAATTCTACATCTGCCAGGCGATACAGGGTAAAGTTAAGATCTGACTTTACAGTACTTGCTACGGCCAGAGAATCAAACCATTTATAAATATATGCTCCTTTGAAATTAACGACCTGTCCGGTTTTTACACTTTTATAATTGGTATAGAAAAATTGTTTTTCAGCAGCTCTTTTATCGCCTGGTGCAAAAGAGCTGATAAACTGTGCGGTTGGATATACCGCACCGTACTCATCTGAATAATTAGAAATACCAGAATAATTCGGAATAGTCAGTGAAGTAAGCGGATTTGCAGACGGAACAGCCGCAGCATACTGTACCTGGAAAATAAATTCACCGGTATTTTTATTAGCTGGCTTCAGCATATCTGTATATTCCGGGAATAAAGAATATCCGCCTGTCTGAGCCACAGCCAGAGACCGTTTGGCTGATTCAGCGTAATATTGTTTACCTCCGTTTATAGCTGCACCTGCATAGGTTAAATAGACATCGGCCAGAATAGACTTTACTGCACCCATAGATACCTTTCCTGAATTATCTTTCCACGGCAAAGTAGATTTCTCTGCTTCAAGCAAATCGGGAATGATTATGGTGTCATATATCTCTTTTGCAGCTGTTCTTGGTATAGACAGATTCAGGTTTTTAGGTATTTCAGTAACCTTTGGAACCGCTCCGTACATCCGTACCAGATAAAAATAATACAATGCTCTTAGAGTACGGGCCTCGGCCATCAGATTTGTTTTATCAGCATCACTCAGTCCTGCAGCATTGATCAAAGGTATCTTTTCAATCGCAATGTTACAGGCTCCTATCCCCATATACATTTGCTGCCACCAGGTATCGATATAAAATGAAGTTGTATTATAGGAAAGGTTCTGGAAATTAACAGCACCTGTTTGTCCAAGATCACTATTGGCTTTTCCGGTCATAAACTCCATTAAATTCCAGGTATTACCTCCGTAAGATGAGGTCTGCCCTTTCAGCACACCCTGGAGATACTGATAACTTGAATTGGCAAAAGCTCTTGCGACTTTGGCACTGGAAAGCTCTGAATCCGGAGTTATAAAATCGGTTGGCTTTTCTTCCAGAAACTTTTTACAGGAAGCACAGGTCAATAAGACCAGTACCGCAAATATTATATTTTTTGTCGTTTTCATTTGATTCAGTTTAAAAGGTTAGTTGAACACCTAAATTCCAGATACGGGGTCTTGGTGTAGAAAAGAAGTCCAGATTTTGAGAGAAAGAGGCATTTGAACCATAGGTCTGGTTAAATGTATCTACCTCAGGATCATAACCAGTGTATTTGGTAATGATAAACAGATTCTGAACATTCGCGTAAATTCTTAAACGATTGATATGTAATTTCTGATTAACAGCCGCCGGCAGACTATAACCTACAATAAAATTCTGGCCACGTATAAATGAACCATCTTCTACCCACCAGCTATCAAAATGAGAATCCTGAGCAAATTTATAATTACGTACCTGAGAAACAGAGGTATTTTGATTTTGTGGTGTCCAGGCATTTAAAACTGTCGCCAGACTGTTTGAAATTGTCTGTCTGTCTTCTGTCGAGTGCTTAAAGTTAGCAGCAGTATTTACACCTTGTACAAAGCGGATATCAAAAGATAAATCCCAGTTTTTATACTTGAAACTACTGCTGAAAGTCCCCGTCCATTTTGGATAAGCATGACCGATAATACTATAATTCACAGAGCCATCCGGATTATAAAGATACTTCCTGTCTCCTGGCTTTAAACCATGGGAAGCAGCTTCAGTAGCTTCAGATTCACTGTAAGTACCCAATCTGGTCATTCCATAAAAAGAACCAATGGCTTCTCCCACACGGACTACGTAATTCTGTCCGAGAAAGTTTGGACCAGGAAAAATATCAGCATTACCTTCATTCAGCTTAATTACTTTGTTTTTATTCGCTGAGAACAGGAAGTTTGTTGACCAGGTAAAGTTTTCAGTTTTAATATTGACAGTATTCAAACTGATCTCTATTCCTGAATTTCTAACTGAACCTACATTTTTATAAACATTCGCATTGGTAAAACCTGCAGTCCATGGTATTGGTGTTTGTAATAACAGATCTTTGGTTACGCGGTTATAATAATCCAGATTCAGACTCACTCTGTCATTGAACATTCCTAACTCCACTCCTACATCTGCCTGAACAGATCTTTCCCATTTCAAATCCGGGTTCCCCAGATAATTTGGTAATATGGAGGATTGGGCCGAACCGTTAAGTACTGTCGTACCTGGCTGAATCTGGGTCAGTGAACGTGCCTGTCCTATTTCCTGATTTCCAGAAGTACCGTAACTGGCACGAATCTTTAAATTGGATATGGTTTTATTGTTTTTCAGGAAATCTTCCTGCGATACCCGCCATGCAGCTCCTACTGATGGGAAAAATGCATATTTATTGTTTTTTCCAAATCTGGAAGACCCATCATAACGGCCTGTTGCTGTGAAATAATATTTATCATCTATGTTATAATTAAGTCTTGCATAAAATGAAGCCAGAGATGATTTGGTATCATAGGATTCGCTGGCTGTTTTTAGAGAACCTGCCTGCAGATAGTGATATTGAAAAATATCATCTATGAAATTCTGTGTCTCTGCACGCATTCTTTCATAACCTGTCTGTTGTAATGACATACCCAGTAAAGCAGTCAGTTTTTGACGGTCATTGATCTTTTTGTTCCAGGTTAAATAATTCTCAGTCTGCCAGTAATAGTTATCATAAGCATTGATATTAGCTATACCACCTTCATCCTGAGATAAGTGAGGCAGATTCTGAGAAGAAAAATAATTATTCTTGGTTGAACTCAGGTTATATCCAAAGTCAGTTTTAAAATCAAGATCGCTGGTAATATGGAACAAACCATAAACATTACCCAGCATTTGCAGTGTATTATTAATCGTATATCTGTTATTTGCAATAGCAATAGGATTTGGAGCGCCTTCTAATCCCGCGATGTCAAAATTCCCTGCATACATACCGTTCGGATATCTGATTGGTAAAATCGGCACTTCTTCTGCTACAGCTCTCGCCACGTTTAAACTTCCGTTACCATCGGTAACCAGCCGTTGTATACTACGGATCAGATTCACATTACCTCCTACTTTTAACCAGCTTTTAACATCATTATCCAGCGTCATTTTTACCGAATAGCGTTTAAAACCTGAAGTAGGCGCCAGTCCTTTCTGATTCAGGTAACCTAATGACAAGCTATAAAGTGTTTTTTCATTTCCACCCTGAAGATTTAACTGATGGTTCTGCGAAAAGGCAGGTTTATAAGTTTCCTTTTCCCAGTTTGTATCATAAAGAGGTTTATTATTTGTATCAAACAATAGTGGATAGTTTGCATAGTTCAGGGCTTTCGGCGGGCTCCATACAGCGCCCGCAGGATCGAACTTCTGACCATTTGCATAAGCTTCGTTATAAACCTTCAAAAATTCTTCTGAATTTAACGTGCGCACATGTCTGTAGAGCTCACTTACATTGGCATTTGCCTCATAACTAATTTGTGTTCCATCTCTTCTTCCTCTTTTAGTGGTAATCATAATTACACCATTTGCTCCACGGGAACCATAAATTGCTGTTGAAGAAGCGTCTTTCAGCACCTCAAGTGAAGCCACATCATTAGGGTTAATGGAATTAGGATCAACGCCGGCAACTCCATCTATGACATACAAAGGATCAATATTCGAATTGATTGAACCAATTCCACGTACACGAACCTTCGCAGCAGTTCCCGGAGCAGCACTGTTCAGACTCACTTCAACACCGGCTATTTTCCCCTGTAAAGCCTGTGATAAATTTGGTACTGGTTTATCCATCAGCTGTTCAGCTTTAATAGTCGTAACGGCTCCGGTTAAGTCAGATTTTTTCACTGTACCATAACCAATAACAACTACTTCACTTAAATTATCAGCTTTTTCTTCCAGCTGGATGTTAATTATGCTTCTGCCGGTCACTGTTCTCTCCTGAGGGGAGAAACCGGTAGAAGAATATACCAGTATGCCCTTGTCATCGGCCAGTTGTATCTGATAATTTCCAGCTGCATCTGTAAGTGTACCGCCAGCTGTTCCCTTTATTTTAATACTGACACCCGGAATTGGCAGATTGTCTTTTATACCGGTGACCTTTCCGGTAATTTTAATCTGTGCCATCACCTGCAGGGAAAGCAGGGAGAGCAAAATTGAGTAAATAAATGCTTTTTTCATAAATTTGGTTTTTAGTTTTAGGTTTGGTTATATTGAGGTTTATAAGCTATTCAACTGTTTTACTAAGGTTTATGAAATTTATTATGATTAAAAAAAGACAAGGGTTTGCTGTCTGCTCTTTATGCATTACGGGTTAGGAGCCATGAAATAGGTTTAGTTTTTTTGCCAGTTAATTTTTAGCTGCCCACTGCCGCAAGGATTCAACCGCGTCAAATAATACACCTGCCTCCCCTCTGAAATCTCCTGATCCTTTAGGTTCACCTGTCTGCACGTTATACCACTCGTAAAATCCTTTACGGGCAATGGCACGATCTACCATAGGGATTAACTCTGCATACGCTTCTTTGACTAAACCATAATCTACCAGACCTTTAATCATCCGGCCCCCAAACCAGGTCCAGTCTCCACCATTCTGATAAGAATATGGAAGCATATTTGGAAATTCGCTTTCCGGGTAAGGCGGATAAACAGTAAAACCAATAGTTGCATGTTTCTCTTTGGATGCAGCCGCCAACAGCTGACGGTTAATATTTTCAACCTCTTTCTTAGTATTAAAACCAGCCAGAACTGCACATACAGATCCACCGGAATACAAGATTTTGTCCTCGTCAAATGTTTTTGAAAACGGACTGCCGTTCAGGTATAAATGCGGTCTGTACTTTTGGGCTTCAGACATCCATAAATGTTTACGGACATTTGCTTTGATTGTTGCCGCTAATGCACTCCAGTCTTTTTGTGTTTGATAAGCTTTGGGTTTCATCGCCAGAAAATCATTAATTGCAATGACAAACATGGCATTATCATAGATATCAACTGACCATTTCGTATGTTCATTGATTGCTACTCCCCAGCCTTTTTCTGGCTGCACATCTCCCCAGTCAACTGTAGTGGCTCCTTTTACCAGTCCGTATTTCTCTGACCATCTGTCTTTCAGGATGTAAGCAAAAGAATCTTCCATTCGCTGCAAAATGGTTTTAGCTCCAACCCGCTCAAAAAGGATGGATACATCTCCGGTAAGGTCTACATATTTTTTAACGGCTTGTACCAATGAAAATTCCTGATCTGTTTCTACCGTATTTTTATGTGCTGCCCACCCTGGTAATAAAGCAGAGTACCGGTATTTATATCCACCATTTGCTTTAGCACTATCCACAACGCCATCAACAATATTACCGTCATCGCCCTGAATTTTAAAAAACATCAGCAGCATGGTCCGGACTTTTTCTTTTGGCTGAATCTTTAAAGATCCTTTGATAAAAGTGTTAAAGTCTCTGATCCAGACTTCATCATAGGAAGTACCTGCAGAAAACCCGGTAAGTAATTGAATAGCTCTTGCCTGAATCGTATCTAAACGGCTATCGGAACGGATTGATTTGGCTAACGCTGTTCTATCTGCTACCTGAGCGGTAGAATTCAGATGTAAAAAACAAAAAACAGCAGAAAACAGAAGTAAAGGTCTTTTCATTTAGTTTTATTTAAATAAGATAAATAAAAAGCTCCCATGCTCCTATTTTCAGGGAGAAAATGGTCGCTGTTTATATTTGGTTGGTCAATAGTTATGTACAAACATAGAAGTATTATAGTTATTTCCAAATTTTTAATGATTTTTTTTCGACTCTCCAAACAGCTGAGTCGTAATTCCTGATTTCCCGCTTATTTATCTATTATTCAAATAATAACATAGAAGAAGGCTTCGATCACACTCATTTTTTCTTTCTTGTAACATTTCTGTTCATTGTTATTAAATTTCAGATCGGCTATCAGATTTAAATCACAACAAATTTGGAAGACATATATACCTACATTCCTATTTGCTATGTATGTACTAAAAAGCTTAGATTTGTATTCCATCATCGAATAATTATCAACCGACCATGAATATTTCAATTGACCATAAAAGTCATATTCCACTTCACATTCAGGCAGAACTATTACTCAGAGAACTGATCAAAGATCCCGTTTACCAGGCAGGCAAGTTATTACCAAACGAAGTCGAACTTGCAAAAAAACTTGCCATCTCCAGAACGACATTAAGACAGGCATTGAACAAATTGGTCTATGAAGAATTACTGGTTAGAAAAAAAGGTTATGGAACTAAGGTCGCTCCCTCTAAAATAAGCTCAAAATCAATGAATTGGCTTAGCTTTTCTCAGGAAATGAAAGCCAGAGGAATACCTGTCAGAAACTATGAACTTCATTTAAGCTGGGTATATCCTGATGAACAGATAGCCAGTTTTTTCGACATTAAAACTGATAAAAAGATCCTGAAACTGGAGCGTCTGCGAGGTGGATCAGCCAGTGCATTTGTGTATTTCATATCCTATTTCCATCCCAGAATTGGTCTCAGCGGAGAGGAAGATTTCAAACTGCCATTATACGAA
This portion of the Pedobacter lusitanus genome encodes:
- a CDS encoding RagB/SusD family nutrient uptake outer membrane protein, yielding MKTTKNIIFAVLVLLTCASCKKFLEEKPTDFITPDSELSSAKVARAFANSSYQYLQGVLKGQTSSYGGNTWNLMEFMTGKANSDLGQTGAVNFQNLSYNTTSFYIDTWWQQMYMGIGACNIAIEKIPLINAAGLSDADKTNLMAEARTLRALYYFYLVRMYGAVPKVTEIPKNLNLSIPRTAAKEIYDTIIIPDLLEAEKSTLPWKDNSGKVSMGAVKSILADVYLTYAGAAINGGKQYYAESAKRSLAVAQTGGYSLFPEYTDMLKPANKNTGEFIFQVQYAAAVPSANPLTSLTIPNYSGISNYSDEYGAVYPTAQFISSFAPGDKRAAEKQFFYTNYKSVKTGQVVNFKGAYIYKWFDSLAVASTVKSDLNFTLYRLADVELMYAEASNQAEGVPNGTAIQFVNDIRRRAKLAPIGAMSSADFEQEVWAQRYYELCFENKMWFDMIRTKKVHNDVTGNWDNFIGHKTVFGATFSEKQLLFPLPKQETDVNSSLLPNNPGF
- a CDS encoding GreA/GreB family elongation factor encodes the protein MKTEQLMIVKKELDLLKKHLKDSNLSAYNKNQLLAELGSAKVVSEAELPEDAVCIGSEVEIQETVSEKKYTFQIVLPAQANMKEHKMSVFAPIGTALLGYRVGAQVQWEMPDGMKTFNILSVSHKRI
- a CDS encoding SusC/RagA family TonB-linked outer membrane protein, which translates into the protein MKKAFIYSILLSLLSLQVMAQIKITGKVTGIKDNLPIPGVSIKIKGTAGGTLTDAAGNYQIQLADDKGILVYSSTGFSPQERTVTGRSIINIQLEEKADNLSEVVVIGYGTVKKSDLTGAVTTIKAEQLMDKPVPNLSQALQGKIAGVEVSLNSAAPGTAAKVRVRGIGSINSNIDPLYVIDGVAGVDPNSINPNDVASLEVLKDASSTAIYGSRGANGVIMITTKRGRRDGTQISYEANANVSELYRHVRTLNSEEFLKVYNEAYANGQKFDPAGAVWSPPKALNYANYPLLFDTNNKPLYDTNWEKETYKPAFSQNHQLNLQGGNEKTLYSLSLGYLNQKGLAPTSGFKRYSVKMTLDNDVKSWLKVGGNVNLIRSIQRLVTDGNGSLNVARAVAEEVPILPIRYPNGMYAGNFDIAGLEGAPNPIAIANNRYTINNTLQMLGNVYGLFHITSDLDFKTDFGYNLSSTKNNYFSSQNLPHLSQDEGGIANINAYDNYYWQTENYLTWNKKINDRQKLTALLGMSLQQTGYERMRAETQNFIDDIFQYHYLQAGSLKTASESYDTKSSLASFYARLNYNIDDKYYFTATGRYDGSSRFGKNNKYAFFPSVGAAWRVSQEDFLKNNKTISNLKIRASYGTSGNQEIGQARSLTQIQPGTTVLNGSAQSSILPNYLGNPDLKWERSVQADVGVELGMFNDRVSLNLDYYNRVTKDLLLQTPIPWTAGFTNANVYKNVGSVRNSGIEISLNTVNIKTENFTWSTNFLFSANKNKVIKLNEGNADIFPGPNFLGQNYVVRVGEAIGSFYGMTRLGTYSESEATEAASHGLKPGDRKYLYNPDGSVNYSIIGHAYPKWTGTFSSSFKYKNWDLSFDIRFVQGVNTAANFKHSTEDRQTISNSLATVLNAWTPQNQNTSVSQVRNYKFAQDSHFDSWWVEDGSFIRGQNFIVGYSLPAAVNQKLHINRLRIYANVQNLFIITKYTGYDPEVDTFNQTYGSNASFSQNLDFFSTPRPRIWNLGVQLTF
- a CDS encoding GntR family transcriptional regulator — translated: MNISIDHKSHIPLHIQAELLLRELIKDPVYQAGKLLPNEVELAKKLAISRTTLRQALNKLVYEELLVRKKGYGTKVAPSKISSKSMNWLSFSQEMKARGIPVRNYELHLSWVYPDEQIASFFDIKTDKKILKLERLRGGSASAFVYFISYFHPRIGLSGEEDFKLPLYEMLESEHSVIANLSKEEISAIAASKFIAGKLEVETGSPLLFRKRFVYDQGDRPMEYNLGYYRAESFIYTVESRRNR